A window from Neobacillus sp. PS3-40 encodes these proteins:
- a CDS encoding SpoIIIAH-like family protein, with product MLLKKQTVWLLTMLSLVVVLSVYYITSPEQKGNDITAVQQNAKDQLDSKQAQAAKKTVDKSGKTIVSQVSDDTFDALRLQLEDQRSQQKEDLQAQVASTDLPADKRSEAYDQMQKLSETAQKEEVLETLIKTLGYEDALVRADAGKVNITVKSKKKHSATAANDIIQLVKKEIDTNFVAVEFQPSK from the coding sequence ATGCTATTGAAAAAACAAACAGTGTGGTTATTAACAATGTTAAGTTTAGTAGTTGTATTATCGGTATATTATATTACATCACCAGAGCAAAAAGGAAATGACATTACAGCAGTGCAGCAAAATGCAAAGGATCAATTAGATAGCAAACAGGCACAGGCTGCGAAAAAAACAGTTGATAAAAGTGGAAAAACAATTGTTTCCCAAGTTAGTGATGATACGTTTGATGCCCTAAGGTTACAATTAGAAGATCAACGTAGTCAACAGAAAGAAGATTTACAAGCACAAGTTGCATCAACAGATCTTCCTGCTGACAAACGTAGTGAGGCATATGATCAAATGCAAAAATTAAGTGAAACCGCACAAAAGGAAGAAGTACTTGAAACATTAATTAAAACCTTGGGATATGAAGATGCACTTGTAAGAGCAGATGCTGGTAAAGTAAATATTACAGTAAAATCGAAGAAAAAACATTCCGCAACAGCTGCAAATGATATTATCCAACTTGTTAAAAAGGAAATTGACACAAACTTCGTTGCAGTGGAATTCCAACCTTCAAAATAA
- the spoIIIAG gene encoding stage III sporulation protein AG → MDNNKGPFSWFKKWLSKENTSDKKVSKYQYMILVICIGAAFMLAGNILFKKQTTTPDIPTISTTKAQDVPAFGLKKSSGNKAISDYEQEYESQLKEALNEMLGVDDVKVVVNIDSTEEKVLEKNKVSKNQITDETDRDGGKRNVQDSSVDEQLVILRNGDKEVPIVVETKKPEIRGVLIIARGAENIQIKKWIVEAVTRALGVPSHRVAVMPKK, encoded by the coding sequence ATGGATAACAACAAAGGTCCGTTTTCATGGTTTAAAAAATGGCTGTCAAAGGAAAATACATCGGATAAGAAAGTAAGCAAGTATCAATATATGATCTTGGTCATATGCATAGGTGCAGCATTCATGCTTGCTGGCAATATCCTTTTTAAAAAGCAAACTACAACTCCAGATATACCAACTATAAGTACAACTAAGGCGCAGGATGTCCCTGCATTTGGTCTGAAAAAAAGTTCTGGCAATAAAGCTATTTCAGATTATGAGCAAGAGTATGAGAGCCAACTAAAGGAGGCTCTTAACGAGATGCTAGGTGTTGATGATGTTAAGGTAGTTGTAAATATTGATTCTACTGAGGAAAAAGTACTAGAAAAAAATAAGGTCTCAAAAAATCAAATTACAGATGAAACAGATCGGGATGGTGGAAAACGGAATGTCCAAGATTCCTCTGTAGATGAACAGCTAGTTATCTTGCGCAATGGTGATAAAGAAGTTCCGATTGTAGTCGAAACGAAGAAACCAGAGATACGTGGAGTTTTAATTATTGCACGTGGAGCAGAAAACATACAGATTAAAAAATGGATTGTTGAAGCCGTTACGAGGGCGCTTGGCGTACCAAGCCACCGAGTTGCGGTCATGCCTAAAAAATAA
- the spoIIIAF gene encoding stage III sporulation protein AF — translation MSYLIEWVTNIILFILLATVIDMLLPNSSMQKYTKMVTGLLLIAIILTPLFKLISNDFEATFAGIPTFESPENKNMKNLIEMKKKEIQASDHAYIVEQMAVQLKKGVEEELMKQYGLEIAKIELSTNEKSDQTFPENLQKVSVLLKQPSNQIETVEVVKPIEINTQKPPSSSRNTKKSGEIATFLSQKWNVNKKTIEILIEGGQNKTNG, via the coding sequence ATGTCATATTTAATAGAGTGGGTAACGAATATTATTCTATTTATTCTCTTGGCTACAGTAATTGATATGCTTTTGCCCAATTCAAGCATGCAGAAATATACGAAGATGGTAACAGGGTTGCTCTTGATTGCTATTATTCTTACGCCGCTCTTTAAATTAATTTCCAATGACTTCGAAGCAACATTTGCAGGAATTCCAACCTTCGAATCACCAGAAAACAAAAATATGAAAAATTTGATAGAAATGAAAAAAAAAGAAATACAAGCCTCAGACCATGCATATATTGTAGAACAAATGGCTGTCCAACTTAAAAAGGGTGTAGAAGAGGAGTTGATGAAACAATACGGATTGGAGATTGCTAAAATTGAACTTTCAACCAATGAAAAGAGTGATCAAACATTCCCTGAAAACCTGCAAAAGGTTTCGGTTCTTCTGAAACAACCAAGCAACCAAATTGAGACAGTCGAAGTAGTCAAACCGATTGAAATTAACACCCAAAAACCTCCTTCATCTAGTAGAAATACAAAAAAATCTGGAGAAATTGCCACATTTCTTTCGCAAAAATGGAATGTCAACAAAAAAACAATTGAAATCTTGATTGAAGGGGGGCAGAACAAGACGAATGGATAA
- the spoIIIAE gene encoding stage III sporulation protein AE, whose protein sequence is MKQRLRFVPIIILIFLFFSIPSVQASQNTKETSTPLSPQELVDSQLKTMNLTELKQYWENISSKYGGYLPESQKGSLYDFIKSEKKFSLKEWGQGIFKFAFQEFVANGKLLGTLIMLTVFSMFLQSMQNAFEKSSISKIAYSIVFMVLVILALNSFHIAINYTNEAIGSMISFVLALVPLLLALVAASGGIVSAAFFHPVILFLMNTSGLLIQYVVLPLLFLAALLSIVSTMSENYKVTQLAQLLRNWSIGLMGLFLTIFLGVISVQGASSAITDGVTIKTAKFITGNFIPVIGRVFTDATDTVVSASVLLKNSVGIAGVAILLIIVAFPAIKILMIAFIYKFAAAILQPLGGGPIIACLDIISKSIIYVFAALGIVSLMFFLSITVIVAAGNLTMMMR, encoded by the coding sequence ATGAAGCAAAGGTTGCGATTTGTTCCTATTATTATTCTCATTTTCCTTTTTTTTAGTATTCCAAGTGTCCAAGCTTCTCAAAATACGAAGGAAACTTCTACACCTCTTTCTCCACAGGAATTGGTAGATTCCCAGCTAAAAACAATGAATTTAACGGAGTTAAAACAATATTGGGAAAATATTTCTAGTAAATATGGAGGGTATCTTCCAGAGAGTCAAAAAGGAAGTCTGTATGATTTTATTAAAAGTGAGAAGAAATTCTCTCTTAAAGAATGGGGTCAGGGAATTTTTAAATTTGCCTTTCAAGAATTTGTAGCAAATGGCAAACTTCTCGGTACGTTAATTATGCTGACTGTTTTCAGCATGTTTCTTCAATCAATGCAAAATGCATTTGAAAAGAGCTCCATAAGCAAGATTGCCTATTCGATTGTATTTATGGTTCTAGTAATTTTGGCACTAAATAGTTTTCATATTGCTATTAATTATACGAATGAAGCGATCGGATCAATGATATCGTTTGTTCTTGCTCTTGTCCCACTATTGCTTGCACTAGTTGCAGCTTCTGGGGGGATTGTGTCGGCGGCCTTTTTTCATCCTGTCATCTTATTTTTAATGAATACGAGCGGCTTACTTATTCAATATGTGGTGTTACCGCTTCTTTTCTTAGCAGCATTATTAAGCATTGTCAGCACTATGTCTGAGAATTATAAAGTTACCCAGTTGGCCCAATTGCTTAGAAATTGGAGTATCGGGCTTATGGGCCTTTTCTTAACGATTTTTCTGGGTGTTATTTCCGTTCAGGGAGCTTCATCTGCTATAACGGACGGAGTGACGATCAAAACCGCAAAATTTATTACGGGTAACTTTATCCCAGTGATAGGTAGGGTATTTACAGATGCCACAGATACTGTTGTCAGCGCATCAGTTCTATTGAAAAATTCAGTTGGAATCGCAGGTGTTGCCATTCTACTAATTATCGTGGCCTTTCCAGCTATTAAAATATTAATGATTGCCTTTATATATAAGTTTGCAGCAGCTATTTTACAACCATTGGGTGGCGGACCAATAATAGCATGCCTGGATATTATTTCAAAGAGTATCATCTATGTCTTTGCGGCATTAGGTATTGTATCACTTATGTTCTTTTTAAGCATAACAGTGATTGTTGCGGCAGGAAATTTAACCATGATGATGAGGTAG
- the spoIIIAD gene encoding stage III sporulation protein AD yields the protein MEIVKIVGLALVATFLALILKEQKPNFAFLLVIFVGCTIFLFLVDKIYEIITMLEKLAVNAKVNMVYVETILKIIGIAYIAEFAAQITKDAGQGAISSKIELAGKIIILAMAIPILTVMIETIIKLIPS from the coding sequence ATTGAAATCGTTAAAATAGTTGGACTAGCCCTAGTTGCAACCTTCCTGGCATTAATTCTGAAGGAACAGAAACCCAATTTTGCATTTTTGCTTGTAATATTTGTTGGTTGTACTATCTTTCTTTTTCTAGTTGATAAGATTTATGAAATTATTACTATGCTTGAAAAGTTAGCAGTCAATGCAAAAGTCAATATGGTGTATGTTGAAACCATTCTAAAAATTATCGGAATTGCCTACATCGCTGAATTTGCTGCACAAATAACGAAGGATGCGGGGCAGGGAGCTATTTCATCAAAGATTGAGCTGGCTGGGAAAATCATTATCCTCGCAATGGCGATTCCGATTCTAACTGTTATGATTGAAACCATTATTAAATTAATCCCTAGTTAA
- the spoIIIAC gene encoding stage III sporulation protein AC — protein sequence MGLGVDIIFKIAGVGIVVAFLHTILDQVGKKEYAQWVTLFGFIYILFQVASIVDDLFQKIKSVFLFQ from the coding sequence ATGGGCTTGGGAGTAGATATAATCTTTAAAATTGCCGGAGTCGGAATTGTTGTAGCATTTTTGCACACTATTCTTGATCAGGTTGGGAAAAAAGAATATGCCCAATGGGTAACATTGTTTGGATTCATCTATATTTTGTTCCAAGTTGCCTCCATTGTGGATGATCTCTTTCAAAAAATAAAATCAGTATTTTTATTTCAATAA
- the spoIIIAB gene encoding stage III sporulation protein SpoIIIAB, translating into MIKLIGAVFIIVATTWTGFEASRHYSERPKQLRLLKSALQSLEAEIMYGHTPLHEASRRLSDQLSKPLSRLFETFADKLTNSETTVKDAWEASLKEVWKLTALKQGEFEVMKQFGETLGRHDRYSQQKQIMLTLSHLEREEADAIDKQATYEKMVKSLGFLSGLLLIILLF; encoded by the coding sequence TTGATTAAGTTGATTGGTGCAGTTTTCATTATTGTTGCAACCACTTGGACTGGGTTTGAAGCTTCAAGGCATTATAGTGAAAGGCCAAAACAGCTTAGATTGCTAAAATCTGCTCTACAATCCCTAGAAGCAGAAATTATGTATGGACATACTCCATTACATGAGGCTTCTAGACGATTATCTGACCAGCTATCAAAACCCTTATCAAGGCTGTTTGAAACTTTTGCAGATAAATTAACCAATTCAGAAACAACTGTAAAAGATGCCTGGGAAGCAAGTTTAAAGGAAGTTTGGAAACTTACAGCTCTAAAACAGGGAGAATTTGAAGTCATGAAACAATTTGGAGAAACTCTAGGGCGCCATGATCGCTATTCCCAACAGAAACAAATAATGCTTACCCTTTCACATTTAGAGAGGGAAGAGGCAGATGCAATTGATAAACAAGCAACTTATGAAAAAATGGTGAAAAGCTTAGGGTTCTTGTCGGGATTATTATTGATCATTTTATTATTTTAG